The genome window tccttgTGCCAATAGAATCTTTGTTTGAAACGTTCAAAACAAACACAGTTCACATGAAATCTCTGACATAGAGTTTCATAAATAACACGCAGTGATTGCTTTGTTCAGAGTAACTTCAACTATGATCCTGCTATCGCCCATTGTCCACGCAATCACCAGGGCTTGTGTTCAGATAAACACTCATTATTCACAATTGTTCATATACCCCAAGAATTATCCTTTTGTAGCAGAAATCCCCGCATATTGATATAAAGTATCTCGAGCTTCGCGTTATTCTTCTCTCATCACACGCGGCTTCAAACTTCCTGGTAAGATCTCAGTTTCAATCTAGTTCATGTCGTTAGGCTGGTCTAGACGATAAAGAAGGTTCCAAGAGACGTAACGTAACACAGCGACACTCATGTCCTTCAAGAACCCCCGACAGATCCATAAACTGCCGGTTCTTCACGAGCATGTTGTTTCCCAATTCCAAGCGGGCCCTGTCCCTGGCTTCAAGATCTGCTTCAACGACAGCAGTGACGCAGAGTATCGTATATTCCACATCGACATCAAGGATGTGAGAAAATGGCGAGACGCGTTCAAGCCAAAGAGGCTTGATAACAAAACAGACCGAAGGCGCCAAGACACCCGCGCATCAATGGCCCAATgggccatcaccaacagtTCCTTTGATACTTGCAACCAAGAGGATATTCCCATTCCAGTACGCGAGCCAGAATCCACTGACAGTGAATCATCATGTGACTCCCTAATTTTTACAATGGAGAAGTTGGATGTCTTTGGAAACACGAAATACAATGGCACAGTTGATGCCAAAACGGTTGCAGAACGGGTCAAGACCAAAAGGATCCTCGAAGGTACGTTGACTCCGGACCCTGACCGAAACTATGAGGGCGAATTTACCCTCTTATTCCTATCATTCGTCGCtaaagaggaagagactcAACGGGAACAACAGCCTGatattgttgatgatgatccgAAAGGCTGGAAATTTCTGCATGGCATTATCACCGCGGGGCAGAGCGATGAGTCCAGTGAACTTCCTGCTTACCATCCCAGCCAACGAGCATTTGTCCTTCTTCGGAAATTCAGGGGGCCTTTCCTGGTTACCTGTTCTAGACGAAACATTGATGCTTGCAGCCACGCGGAACTCCTGAAGCTCATTTGGCAGATGGAGATGACCGGATGGAATGACATGATCTATGTCACccagaaggatgaggaggtcCCTTACCGCATCAAAAGTAAGAAAAAAGCCGAAGTGTTGGAATGGGGACGCTTTGAAGATGATTATGAGCGTCCACGGACGCCGGTTAAAGAGGCTAGGAGAGGCAAGAAACTTAGGAGCTTCATCCTAAACaataaaaagatttaggtaagttGAGTAGAAGTCAATAGGCCTTTAGACTAGTTGTTTTTGACATCTTACTTTGAGGGCAGGAGTTTTCTTATTTTTCCTGAAGGGGTAGTTTAGGATTCCGGTAGAGTTTAAGGGGTTTTGGTTGGCGTGCGTAGATTGAGAATATAATGAATGATAGTCTTCAAAATGAAGTTTCGTGTGGTAAATCGTTTGCCATTTTCGTCTTCCTTCAGTGATGTGCCGTAACGGTAGTACAGTGCTTCGTTCGAGGAGGTATGGTGCAATGTCATGGCGTGACAAGAAGTACGAAGGACATTGTCGTTATCTCAACCAGCGATCGGGTTGGCGTGGATCGTCACATTTTCGATACGAACTGGCTCCTTGGGTCTGTTCTTGCGGTCCACCTCGATAGCTTCCATCTTAGCCAATGTCGCTAAACCCTCGTCTCCGATGACGCGTCCAAATACAGTGTTGAGTCCGTCCAGATGCGGCGCCTTGTCGAATGTGATAAAGAATTGCGATCCGTTTGTCCCAGGTCCCTTGTTGGCCATCGACAGCACGCCTCGAGCGCCGTGTCGTAGCGCTGGCCGGATCTCGTCTTCAAACGCGCCTCCCCATATGCTGCGTCCGCCTTTGGGGTTATCGGGGGGGTTTGGTGTTGCGGGTGCGCCAGTCTGTGCCATGAACTTGGGGATGAGGCGGTGGAATGGAGATTTATCGTAGTAGCCAGAGCCACAGAGGGCAAGGAAATTCTGGTAGGAGTGAGCAAAAGACCGGGATTGAACATATACTGGATTATACGAACCTCTGCAGTTTTGGGAACACTTTCGCAGTATATCTCAACCTTAATGTCGCCGTGCGACGTGTGCAGCGTGACTGACATAGTCGTTGTCTTCAAGATAATGGTGTTCAGCGATGAAGGAGATGTTATTTTTTAGTTTGGAAGAAGATTATTTAATGCTGCTTGGTAGGTGTTGATAATGGAACATTGAGAAGATGATTGGGCGAGGCCTTAATGATTGATACTTGATGACTAATACAGTGGACGACACTACGGATCTAACTTGCAATAGCAGGGTATTTCTTAATCCCTAGGCAGTTGATACTAAGCCCTACCTTTATGGACTCATGATACTGAGTAATAAAGACTTGTGGCTGTACCAATAAGTATTCTACGGATGAATGGGGTTGATGCGCGTTGACGAAGTGTTGAATGTGCTGAGTGTGCCTCGCATATTTGCCTTAAGCTAAGCCAGCCGCCTTTCCCTTCCATCCGTTATGGATGCTTTGCGTGGTAATTCTTTCTATCGTCAAGATGTCTTTAGTTCGTGGAGATACAGGAAAACTGAATTGTTAAATCCTGCGACTTTCACCTATAAATACTTTGCACGGCAGCTCTCAGCTCTTACGAATACAATTGTCGATGGCTGTTGTCGACACTCAGAACCCTTTCAGTAACTGCTCCTTTGAAGCTCTGCCACGCCTAAAAACAGTGAATGCAATATCCTTCTCAATTAGAGTTATGTGACCCCTTCCCTTATGCACCTTCATCCTTGAGttatctcaacaagatcaccGCACTCTGGACGCAGACCTGAGAATGATCTAGTGAGAAGTTCGGTCTTGTTAGGTGAGTGGTATCGCATATTAAACGTATGGAATGGTCCTAACATTACCCCAGGAAGACAGCAATCATCCTGCAGAAGCGTGGGCACATCGGGAATCAGCTATGACTGTACGAGAAACTTGGACCATAACTTGTGGATAGCATCTCGCAAATGACCGAACTGCAAGAGTTGGATTTGTCTCTCAAAGGCTGGCACcaggagcaagaaaagaaTCTCTGTGAACTTTTGATACGGACTCGGAAATGAGACATGCTCAAGTCTCTCAAAATTTCGGCTTCACCAGAGATAGTATGCGCTGTTCTCAGCCGCTGCGTTCCCAAGATCCCCGAGGCCGTTAATCTCGATGGGGAATACAGTACACGGACGTACATTGAGCTGGCGCGTCGTTGCTCTTCTTTTAGAAGCCAACACtctttgaagaagctcaataTTTCCCCCAACCTTCACGGTCCATTATTAGATGAGCAGATCATTCTGGGAGTTAAAACCCATTTCGAAGGTCTCACATGCCTCAATATCCAAGGACGTTCAGATGAACTTTGGGATTCATGGTGGACGACTACAGTCTCTGTGAGCCACCTACTTCAGAAGCTTGTCATTTCGAAAGACAAGCTGTCCCatgtgttgaagaagctcgcaTCTACTTAGTCAAACTCGTTGAGCACAATCTGTGATcttcttaattatataagttcTAGCTACGTAGGTCCTGTTTCTCTAAGGTCAgataattagttattagcATCAATAGTGTCGATATCCTTCGCAGTAAACTTGATGACCCTGAGTACGAGCCTGAGGTTGACTAAGACTACGAACATAGCCAACCCAGACGTATTCGTTCCTGGTAACGATAATGTTGTCCCTACACAGGACTCATCCGGTCTTCTGGTAAAGCGTATACGTGACCAGAAGCGCAACATTCAACCGTTGCACAACCGTATCAACGGCCTCCGGGAGCTATCGCCGCTCCCAAACGACGGGACAACACAGGACCGAGTATTCTATTACAAAGAGTTCACCATCGGTGCCGCGGGCCCACAGGCAAAGAAGCGACGAACAAAAACCAATACCAACATTGTGAACGCCTGCAATGATTACATCAGTATTCACGTGGATGACTCCTTGGACTTGATTAAGACGTCTGATATGGTCAAGGGTAAACTTGACTTCATTTCTTTTGACCCGACGGATGCGATTGTGTAGATAACAAGATTCACGATGGTCCTTTGCGAGAAGACAGGCAATCGTAGCCATATGAAACAGACACAGAAGTTCGGAGGTGATGCGATGCGCAATGTCGACATATACACTTGAGACACTAGCATAAGTAATACAAATACTTAGCTAAGTTTAGCATAATTTACCATAAACTTAGGATGAGTTTTGACCAGTATATGCTTAGTCGTCCAATCAATGTCTTAAGGCTTATAAACCCTGAGGCACGGTGGCGCCATTCTTGAGAAGTTATCTTTAAAAAATTTAGAGACGAAGTTCTCAATGATGAAGCAGGTACAGCTTTGGAGTAATTCTGGAACTGAACGGGATTTGACAAGAGACTTTGAAGATTCTGACCGTGGAGCACAAAGGGTACCCAGAAGGCAGGGGAGTATTTCGTTCTTCTCTCAAACATGAAGCGGAGCAGACTGGTAACATGGGGAGGGGCAAAAGCCCGCGGCGATACACGTTGAATGGATATTATGGCGAAGGGAGAAGCCAGTGAACAGACTGTCAAAACTTAATAGGAGGTCTTCCTCGGCCATTTCATAGTTGACCAAACTGCTCGACAATTGGAGAAATCTATATCAAAGACGGAAATATATCAAGAACGCTGGAGCAATGGTGCCCAATCGAAACAGACCAATTTTAGGTATCCGCCTTGGCTCAGAAACCAAGGCTCACGTTCAAATGATATACAAATTTATTAGGATTTATAGCTTGGTAGCTTGTTTAATCTCACCATCTATGCATAAAAGGGTCTTGAACTCAATGGATGTTCATGCCCATGACATCACGCTCACATCCTCGCCCTTCCCGAAGCCTCGTCCAATCTTGGCGGCTTCTCCGGCATTAGCTTCCACTGAAACCCCCGTAATGCCCGCAGGGACGGTCAGAAAACTTGAGACTTGACACTATATGACAGAAATACTGAGGCAGACTTAGGCTTTATACAGTAAGCTCTTGATTAGTTTATTCTAACTCGCCGATTGAAGATCGAACTTTTTGGCTCCCTAAGGTGCCCCTGGCTATGCCCTGGGGAATAACACACTAACAGTTACAGACCCACTGGAACGCTGCGCGAAATAAAAAAGTCCTTGCCGTGGTTGGTCCCGTCCGGACCGATCGGCCTCTCCTGTTGTTGGTTGCTTCGCATTGGCATTCAAATCTCCCGTGTCCCAGCTTTTCTCATCGCcttctctcttttttcttcttcttcttcttctcttcaacctccaccTCTTTCTTTCCATTGTCGCCCTTGTTCTCCGTCGGCGGTCATTGTGTGTGATTAGGCAGAGTCTCATCGGGAAAGGAACGTCGTGTCAAGGACAAGCAGCGCATCGCCgaagcaacaacaacaaaacaacaacaacaatgcACGCATCAAGGATCATCGCCTCAATTGGCCTTGCGGCTTCTGCCCATGCCACAGTCATCCGCTATGAGCGCGATCTCGAAGCCAATGCTCCTGCTCTCGAGAAGCGAGCCGAACCGACTGCCGCTTGGGTTactgtcgatgatgagatgcAGCCTGCGACGACATACACTCCCTCGTATACCACCGTCGATGGCACCACTTCTCTGATTGATGCTCCTCCTCACGATCTTACTGCCAGTGTCTACACCTACACCAGCTGGGGCAAGATTCACACCAGCACTGGCGAGCCCCCCAACCCTCAGGCCACCGGCAAGCATGGCGAGGGTGTCTTTGCGCGATGCTACAACAAGGACGGCGATAATGCTCCTTTCTGCTCGCCTTACGCCAACAGCACCCTGGATGTTAAGAATACATACTTTGGTAAGCGACCCAGCCATTGATGTGTCACTTGTAATAACTAACAGATTTTCAGTTACCTGGGATCCCGATTacttcaacaagaccaagtccTCTGATAACTCTACTCTCATGGTCACTGCCCGCCTCGACCTCTACAACCGTACTAGTGAATCATGGGTGAAGTACAAGGAATTCACCGATTCCGCCGTCCCCGCCGCCTGGGGCTATTGGCCTTTCGATGTCAAGCAGGACTACATGAAGTACTCGCCCTACAACATCTCCATCACCCTctacagcaacagcaatAACTCCCTCGAGAAGACCAAGTCCTCATCTCTTTacctcaacctcaatgaTCAGAACTTCCCTGAGAAGTCCCACGAGAAGTTGCCCGAGGGCCAGACCCTGACCATCGCTCTGCCTGTCGTCTTCGgttctctcttcctcctcatcgtcggtGGCTTCCTCTGGAACCGCAAGACCCGTCGTATCGGACTCGGCAACATCTCGAGCCGCTCTCGTCACGGTTACACTGGCCGCGCCAAGCGCCGTATCTTTGGTGCCAGGGATAATGGCATCCAGCTCGATACTTCAGTTCCTCCTCCTGGTGAATACCGTGACGCTCCTCAGCGTGCTCGCGCCGACAGCGACGGTCTCGGCAGCTTGGCCGGTAGCCCTGTCGATGCTACATTCCCTCAGCAGGGCACCACAGGTGGTCGCAATGCTTTCCGCGACGAAGTGCGAAgacaggaggaggagagacGTATGTAAAAAGAGGTGGAATGTTTATGATCTTTGATGTCGTGTAATTGCTGATACTTGACACCAAACGATTTTGTTACAATATTTACAAATGACTTGTTATAATATGCATCTAGATGGCTGGAAGTTGGGTGTAACGTTTTCACACGACGCATAACGAAAATCAATACGAAAGACTTGTCTAGACCGAAAATATTGGGACCTCTTGGGTCCATGTAACAAAAGTACTCTGTACAGGAGGGCATCGCCAAAAACAACCAAGTTCCTAATCCGTAAAATCAAAGCCATCTGCCGAAAAGTGTCATACGCCGGGCGTCATGGGTATTGAAGCCATCCCTACCAAAATCCCACCCCTGGCAGATTGCAATAGTTAATGACcaagacatcaacaagcagGCCGTAGCAACTCCGTAAAAGCATGTAAATGAGCAGTATCCTTCCCCATGCGCCGTTCTAGACCTTGGCCCGCTTAGTGTTCCCAACGCTTTGTCCGTCGTCCTCGAAACgtctctttgtcttttcaGGTGCTGGTGTGGCAGGAGGTGATTCCTGCTCTGCCGTCAGATCAAAACCGGCACAAAGGTCGAGCTGTGTCTCTCCCTCTTGCAATGGCCTCAGTAAGTCAGCTGGGATGGCCGTGGCCAGCTGACACTTGGCCTCGCATGGTTGGTACGTATTCGTCGTCCAAGCATCATCGGCGTAGTTTTTGGCCTCGGCGATAGTATATCCTGTGCTAAAGCCCTCGTGGTATGCATCTGGGAGAATTACTATTGTCTCGCCAGGACGCTGGTCAATGATGCGGAAAGGGATGCCAAGTTTTTCCAGTTTCTGGGGAAAGAAAAACTCGGCTCGATGGCGCATAAACTGTGAGCACTTGTCCTTCCGGCCAAGCGCCTCTTCGGCAACATCGACTGCAGTCGAGGGAACCACGATCCAAATCTTTCGTCCCTTGTACAGATGGTTAAGGGAAACGAGCCGGAAGTCTTCTGCGTGGATTTGAAAGCTGGCTCCAAAATGGGGTCCTGATTCATACACATATGGAGTATGGATTCCAGGAATTATGGCTTTTGTGTTGTCCAATTTATCACCTTTGAGGGGATAAATGGGACTTCTTTCAGGAACACCGGCTTCAAGACGTTGTTCGGGAGTCCATGCAGGCACATCAACTCGATAACGTACATTGCGAATCTGCTTGTGGTCGTTCTTGCGATAAAGTTTTCTGAGCTGATCGATGGCTTTGATAGCCGTGACATTGCATTTCGTACCTGTAACGAACGAGTTGAAACTGCCGACAGACGGAACTGTGTCAACTCGCCAGAAACTGTTCCTTTTAATTTGAGTAGGGCGATAAGCATTCGCCGGTACTTTTTGGGAGTCCTTTGCTGGGAGGTCTTCTATGAGTTCCTCAGGAAGGACGATTTTAAAACAGCCGTGGCTTTCAGCCTTAAGACTCCTGGCGAATGCAAGATTTGCCGGAAAGTCGTTCCATTGCTCGACAGTTGGTTTGAGTCGGAGAACTTGATGTCCCTCAGGGCCATCCCAATCAAAATCTATTGGATCGGGTTCAGCGACAGGCTCATCCAATTCGGATGGTATATCACTGAGAATTGAGCTTGCGTCGTCTTCGTCAAGGTCCGGAGAAAGTGACGGGACTTGTCCCAGCGGAGATGGTCCATTCGTAATGATATCTTGGTCTGTGATTAATTGAGACGTCTGAGGATACTGTGGTTCGATGACGTTTTGCTGTGTTTTGGCGGGGATTGGACGCTGCTCGTCTAGGGATTCGGTAGTGGGAAGTGGCCCAGGCGCAGGTGCAGGTTCAAGATGCGAAGAGTGTTGAAAATGAAGAACAGGTTCCGCAAACTCATGCGGCGGATGTTGAATCTCCATTGAAGCCGGGAGGAGCCCGCCTCGCCAATGCGATAGGCAAGCGATGAggttttggtgttgattgatgtctGACAGTGGAGAACAAaagtgagagtgagagtgagCGAGAAAGGCGGCGAGTGAGAGATGAGCACAATCGCCACTTATTTTAGGACAGAGGCCAGAGTTTTTGTATGCGCCGTGAGGCTCCGAACTCTCATTCTTGACAGCCAACAACCAGGACAAAGGCACAAAGGAACAAGAGAAGAGCAGGAAGTTTGTGCGCGATGAGCGTATGAACAAAAGAGAAAATGGAGGCTACCTAGGGTAGTAGTAGTTGTCAGGTAGTAGGTTGCAGAAAAGAATCCCCCATGAGAAGCAGAATGTCGACCAAAATAGTACTAGACCAAACGAGTCCAGGGGGGCACCTGGGTTCCCGCCAGTGGCAGAAAGTGTGAGGTACTTGCTCAAGGAAGCTGGTCGCCACCGAAATGCATGTCTCCTTACCAGACAGAATTGTAGTTGGTGCCAGCGAGGGGATGACCTGTGGTTCTGCACTGCAGTGACTGCGCTGCACTGCACTTTAGAGTGAGCGGGTCACGCGGGGGGTTCAGGGATTGGTCAAAAGAGAAGCAAATATTTTATTCTAGCGGGAAAACCGCCTGCAAGGTCCCTGATTAGCGCGGGGCACTCAAAGACAAGGCAGCCAAGTTGCATTCAAGGCGGGAAAAAACAAGCTGTCATCCAAGTACTGTAAACAATTGCTATTTGCGAGCGGGGCCTTGCAGCTGAGCATAAAGAACGGATTCTTGCTATCAAAGGGAGAGAAttttctctcattctttGATTTTACTTGTTCAGAATTAAAGTTTTCTCCTACCTGTGGGAATGGTAAACGCCGTCAGGCGGACAAAAATAATCGAGTTTACTTTAGGCTTTGTTGAAAACGGGTGGAGCAATTGAGCCCAGACCATAAAAGGATAAGTGCGTGATCGTCCCGCTGAAGCACTTTGTTGGTGACGTTGAAAAGGCGACAGGGGTCTTTATCAATCTAAGTAGGTCTTCAACGACCTGGACATTGAAATCCGCTGAATAATATGCGAGAGTTCCGATTGTCCCAGAGACTATAACTCTGTCAGTGGTGGTAGCCCAAGGGAAAAACTTCTTAGGTCCACACATACATGCAAATAGCCTAGGGCTTTCCTACTGTTTGTCAGTTTGCACTGCAGTTTAGGAATCATAATCATGAAGCGAATAGAGATTTGTTAATTCTTAGTCTTCACTGCTGGATAGGGCTAGAGTGTATTTGGCCGTTACAAACAAGAGTCAGCGGCTGGGTTGAAGTGGCTCTATTGTCATGTCCTGTTCTACCTTGATACCCTTCTTCTTACGCCTGACACGATCAACCTTCTGCCCCCTTCAACCTGACTGATATTCCCCTCAACATTAATATGGACCACCGCCGGGTATAGCTTATCCCTCGTTCGTATCATCATGCCAGCAAATATTTACTGCATCGGCCGCTTCTGCGACGATCTTGTCAACACCGCTTGGGCTTTGATTAGAGACAACAAGTTCCAGTTTGTATCTCTGTAGAAGATTGTCAGTTTATTAGGCCGGGGATCCATCACGGCACCCATTCGCGATGTCGTCGCGCCTGTTCTTTAGAGACAGAAACGATTCTGCATCAAGGTTGTCCGTGGGGTTGGCATGCGAAACTGTATTGATCGAAACTCGTAGGCATTGCGCAACTTTGACTCCCTGCACTTCTCCTTGCCTGAGGCCGTTGCTATTTAAAGCTCTGTTATAGCAACTGTGGATTGTAAAAATCAAGACATAGAGGCCAAAATGTTGGTCGaagattttttttttttaagttcGTCGGATGCGATGTCTTCGGAGTTTCTTGTTTCGTCGCATGTGCCAATAATACGGCCGATGCGTGGTGCGAGATTGTCTTTAATTTCGAAGAGCAACATTCTTGATGGGTGAATTTCGAGAGTCCGCAATACATGATCTAACCAGGTGTAGTCTTCCATAGTTTCATCATGACACTCCCTAATTGCCGTCCAGAGCTCCTGGTGTGATGGGGAAGTTTCCAAATTGTCGAGCCAGTCAACTGTGTGCTTCTAATGTGTTGATTGGCGTTGAAGGTTTTCTTTGATGTGACTCTTGATCTGAGATAGTCGTTCCGAAGACACTTGAGAGACTGGTTTTGGGGCCGCTTTAGGAACCACGTCTTCATCTAGCTTAAATGGTGAGCAGGTGGGATATTGATGTATCCATTTTTGACCATATCGTTGAGTTCAGTTGCTAATCGACGTAGAGGTACTGCGCGAAGCGACGAGTGGCTAGTGTTCGTAGCTGGCATGATCAATCATCCAGGTGGCAAGCAGATATGCTCTGATgcagagaagatgaagatgaagatgaagaggagagaatTATGGAAAGGGTGAGGATTTAAATCGAATCACTTGCAGGCTTAGAGGCAGTGATTCACGCATCAATATCCAGTGAGCTCGACAGCAATGACCGCTAAGAGTTAGTATCAATTCGTGCGACTATGAGACTAGCTCACATATATAACCGCTTACCTCCAATTAGTACTTAAGTCAGATAGTATGCACCTACGTAACTGTTAACCGCTCCGTGCTATGGCCGTTCAAGTCTCCTGCTTCATGCCATACGCGAAACCGAAACCCAAACCAGAAAACATCAGAATCCAGTGCATAGTCCTTGAACTGCAATTGACTGCTTGTACTTCT of Fusarium oxysporum Fo47 chromosome I, complete sequence contains these proteins:
- a CDS encoding cyclophilin-like domain-containing protein yields the protein MSVTLHTSHGDIKVEIYCESVPKTAENFLALCGSGYYDKSPFHRLIPKFMAQTGAPATPNPPDNPKGGRSIWGGAFEDEIRPALRHGARGVLSMANKGPGTNGSQFFITFDKAPHLDGLNTVFGRVIGDEGLATLAKMEAIEVDRKNRPKEPVRIENVTIHANPIAG
- a CDS encoding uncharacterized protein (of unknown function-domain containing protein) — translated: MHASRIIASIGLAASAHATVIRYERDLEANAPALEKRAEPTAAWVTVDDEMQPATTYTPSYTTVDGTTSLIDAPPHDLTASVYTYTSWGKIHTSTGEPPNPQATGKHGEGVFARCYNKDGDNAPFCSPYANSTLDVKNTYFVTWDPDYFNKTKSSDNSTLMVTARLDLYNRTSESWVKYKEFTDSAVPAAWGYWPFDVKQDYMKYSPYNISITLYSNSNNSLEKTKSSSLYLNLNDQNFPEKSHEKLPEGQTLTIALPVVFGSLFLLIVGGFLWNRKTRRIGLGNISSRSRHGYTGRAKRRIFGARDNGIQLDTSVPPPGEYRDAPQRARADSDGLGSLAGSPVDATFPQQGTTGGRNAFRDEVRRQEEERRM
- a CDS encoding uncharacterized protein (expressed protein), whose protein sequence is MTLSTSLRLTKTTNIANPDVFVPGNDNVVPTQDSSGLLVKRIRDQKRNIQPLHNRINGLRELSPLPNDGTTQDRVFYYKEFTIGAAGPQAKKRRTKTNTNIVNACNDYISIHVDDSLDLIKTSDMVKGKLDFISFDPTDAIV
- a CDS encoding JmjC domain, hydroxylase-domain-containing protein; amino-acid sequence: MEIQHPPHEFAEPVLHFQHSSHLEPAPAPGPLPTTESLDEQRPIPAKTQQNVIEPQYPQTSQLITDQDIITNGPSPLGQVPSLSPDLDEDDASSILSDIPSELDEPVAEPDPIDFDWDGPEGHQVLRLKPTVEQWNDFPANLAFARSLKAESHGCFKIVLPEELIEDLPAKDSQKVPANAYRPTQIKRNSFWRVDTVPSVGSFNSFVTGTKCNVTAIKAIDQLRKLYRKNDHKQIRNVRYRVDVPAWTPEQRLEAGVPERSPIYPLKGDKLDNTKAIIPGIHTPYVYESGPHFGASFQIHAEDFRLVSLNHLYKGRKIWIVVPSTAVDVAEEALGRKDKCSQFMRHRAEFFFPQKLEKLGIPFRIIDQRPGETIVILPDAYHEGFSTGYTIAEAKNYADDAWTTNTYQPCEAKCQLATAIPADLLRPLQEGETQLDLCAGFDLTAEQESPPATPAPEKTKRRFEDDGQSVGNTKRAKV